TATTGAAGGGGGGATAAAAGGAACTTTAAGAGTAGTCCCCCCAAATGAACCCTTCTTCATAGCAAAACTTATAAAAACTGAGGATTAACTATTTATTTTGGGTTTTTTGGTTTTCTTGGAGCAATCATTGTTTCACCCCCACAGGTTCTAATATACACTGAATTCGTAAGGTATATAAAGAGATATTCAAAAAATTCAAACCTTCTTTTTGAAGTTTATTTTAAAAAAGGTGTAGTAAATGCCAAAAAAGATTCATGACAAATTAAAAATAATGGAAGAAATACTAATTCTTGGCAAAAAAGGGGAAGAATTAACAATATACAACATCACAAAGAAACTCAATCAAAATATTAAAAACCTAAAATGTGTTGATATTGAAAAACATTATATCAAAGAACAAACTATAAGTGATGCAATAAACGAACTAAGGAAATTAAATTGTTTGGAGATTAAGTCCACTGAAAGAACAAAAACTGGAAAAGAAAAAAAGATATATAAATTAACAGAAAACTCTGAAAAGATTTTTGAAATTTATAAGAAAAATTATTCAAAAATACATAAAATTCTAAAAATTATGAAATCTGATGGGATTTCTGATGATGAATTGGATGTTGTTATTTTTATATTAAAAAGATTATTAAGGTGATTTTTTGGGCGAAGGTGTAGTTATTGATGGTAGTTATTTGGAGGGTGGAGGGCAGATTGTTAGAACTGCAATATCTTTATCTGCATTAACTCAAAAACCAGTGAAGATAATAAATATTAGGAAAAAAAGGAAGAATAAAGGACTTTCTCATCAACACGTTGCATGTGTAAAGGTGGTTAAAAAATTGTGTAATGCAGATGTTGATGGACTCTATGTTGGTTCAGAGGAATTAACCTTTTATCCAAATAAAATATCCCCAAAAAGTTTTAAACTTGATATTGGAACCGCTGGGAGTATTTCTTTGGTTATTCAGACACTTCTTCCCATCTCTGCAGTTATAAAAAAACCAACAACCATAACCGTAACTGGTGGGACTGATGTGAAGAATGCCCCGCCAATTGACTATATGAAAAATGTGGTTTTGAAAGTTTTGGGTTTTGTGGGGGTTGATGCAAATATAGAGGTTTTAAAGAGAGGATTTTATCCAGAAGGTGGAGGAGTTGTGAGATTAACATTAAAACCTTCAAAAATAAAAGAGATTGAATTGGTTGAAC
This sequence is a window from Methanotorris formicicus Mc-S-70. Protein-coding genes within it:
- the rtcA gene encoding RNA 3'-terminal phosphate cyclase encodes the protein MGEGVVIDGSYLEGGGQIVRTAISLSALTQKPVKIINIRKKRKNKGLSHQHVACVKVVKKLCNADVDGLYVGSEELTFYPNKISPKSFKLDIGTAGSISLVIQTLLPISAVIKKPTTITVTGGTDVKNAPPIDYMKNVVLKVLGFVGVDANIEVLKRGFYPEGGGVVRLTLKPSKIKEIELVEHSRDKKVGGIAYAQNLTNDIPKRMRKSCSELLMKNSYLPNIKLENSKDTSTGAGIVLWCDTVGESCLGEKGLRSEIVGKMVAEKLLEELKSGMALDKYMGDQIIPFLAMGKGRVGISKITNHTRTNIHVVENFFDVKFKIEEYDENGCNGYTIEIYEG